One segment of Brassica napus cultivar Da-Ae chromosome C3, Da-Ae, whole genome shotgun sequence DNA contains the following:
- the LOC125583135 gene encoding uncharacterized protein LOC125583135, which translates to MSSKKKLVYLDEIRPWKTTWFIEAKVIHTWKPSNTGFGETLEIILADKNGIKVHATCRKNYLKSLGDQCIVGEWKSIENFQVSEPGKHFRPTKLMYKIIFINQKVIKPYDFEDDDMFLSLAEFDSVLSGRLETEFLIDIVGQAIDVGELQILQSNGKELRKIEFTLRNISYKLNDDSMSIVETNDEGKQIVPEANTETPQKVDTWKEYEDKTISEILGCTQVYFMNDQCSKVQGCCYNLCYRY; encoded by the exons ATGTCTTCTAAGAAAAAGTTGGTGTACCTTGATGAGATTAGGCCATGGAAAACAACTTGGTTTATTGAAGCCAAAGTCATACACACCTGGAAACCTTCTAATACCGGATTTGGTGAGACTTTAGAGATCATATTGGCAGACAAAAAT GGTATCAAGGTTCATGCTACTTGTAGGAAGAACTATTTGAAATCTTTGGGGGATCAATGTATTGTTGGCGAATGGAAGAGTATTGAAAACTTCCAAGTTAGTGAACCTGGAAAACATTTCCGACCAACAAAACTCATGTACAAGATAATTTTCATCAACCAGAAGGTTATTAAACCGTATGATTTCGAAGACGATGACATGTTTCTATCCTTAGCAGAATTCGATTCTGTtttgagtggaagattagagaCTGAGTTTTTAATTg ACATCGTTGGACAAGCCATAGATGTTGGAGAGCTTCAAATTCTCCAATCTAACGGAAAAGAGTTAAGAAAAATCGAGTTCACCTTGAGAAACATCAG TTACAAACTTAATGATGATTCTATGAGTATTGTTGAGACAAATGATGAAGGGAAACAAATCGTTCCTGAAGCAAACACTGAGACTCCACAGAAAGTGGACACTTGGAAAGAATACGAGGACAAGACAATTTCTGAGATACTAGGATGCACACAAGTTTACTTCATGAACGATCAAT GCTCAAAAGTGCAAGGTTGTTGCTACAATCTATGCTATAGGTACTGA